Proteins encoded together in one Helicobacter pylori window:
- a CDS encoding pyridoxal phosphate-dependent aminotransferase, with amino-acid sequence MPYSSKVQSLSESATIAISTLAKELKSQGKDILSFSAGEPDFDTPQAIKDAAIKALNDGFTKYTPVAGIPELLKAIAFKLKKENNLDYELSEILVSNGAKQSLFNAIQALIEKGDEVIIPVPFWVTYPELVKYSGGVSQFIQTDEKSHFKITPKQLKDALSPKTKMLILTTPSNPTGMLYSKAELEALGEVLKDTPIWVLSDEIYEKLVYKGEFVSCAAVSEEMNKRTITINGLSKSVAMTGWRMGYAASKDKKLVKLMNNLQSQCTSNINSITQMASIVALEGLVDKEIETMRQAFEKRCNLAHAKINAIEGLNALKPDGAFYLFINIGSLCGGDSMRFCHELLEKEGVALVPGKAFGLEGYVRLSFACSEEQIEKGIERIARFVKSKG; translated from the coding sequence ATGCCCTATTCTTCTAAAGTCCAATCCCTTTCAGAATCCGCAACGATCGCTATCAGCACACTCGCTAAAGAATTGAAATCGCAAGGAAAAGATATTTTAAGTTTTTCAGCGGGCGAGCCTGATTTTGACACCCCACAAGCGATTAAAGATGCGGCTATAAAAGCCCTAAATGACGGCTTTACAAAATACACTCCAGTGGCTGGGATTCCTGAATTACTCAAAGCGATCGCTTTTAAATTGAAAAAAGAAAACAACTTGGATTATGAGCTGAGTGAAATTTTAGTGAGCAATGGCGCTAAGCAAAGCCTATTTAATGCGATTCAAGCCTTAATAGAAAAGGGCGATGAGGTGATTATCCCTGTGCCTTTTTGGGTAACTTACCCTGAGCTTGTGAAATACAGCGGAGGGGTGAGTCAATTCATTCAAACCGATGAAAAAAGCCATTTTAAAATCACCCCCAAGCAGCTTAAAGACGCCTTAAGCCCCAAAACAAAAATGCTCATTCTCACCACCCCATCAAACCCTACCGGCATGCTTTATAGTAAGGCGGAATTAGAGGCTTTGGGCGAAGTTTTAAAAGACACTCCAATTTGGGTGCTTAGCGATGAAATTTATGAAAAGCTTGTCTATAAGGGGGAGTTTGTTTCTTGCGCGGCGGTGAGTGAAGAGATGAACAAACGCACCATTACCATTAATGGCTTGAGCAAGTCAGTGGCGATGACAGGCTGGCGTATGGGCTATGCGGCGAGCAAGGATAAAAAGTTAGTCAAATTGATGAACAACTTGCAAAGCCAATGCACTTCCAATATCAATTCTATCACGCAAATGGCTTCTATTGTGGCGCTTGAGGGGTTAGTGGATAAGGAAATTGAAACGATGCGTCAGGCTTTTGAAAAGCGCTGTAATTTGGCCCACGCAAAAATCAATGCGATTGAAGGGCTGAACGCTTTAAAACCTGATGGGGCGTTTTATCTGTTTATTAATATTGGCAGTCTTTGTGGGGGGGATTCGATGCGATTTTGCCATGAATTATTAGAAAAAGAAGGCGTGGCGTTAGTGCCTGGAAAGGCTTTTGGATTGGAAGGCTATGTCCGTTTGTCTTTTGCATGCTCAGAAGAGCAGATTGAAAAGGGGATTGAACGCATCGCTCGCTTTGTCAAATCAAAGGGATAA
- a CDS encoding outer membrane protein, translated as MKKFVVFKTLCLSVVLGNSLLAAEGSTEVQKQLEKPKEYKVVKGEKNAWYLGISYQVGQASQSVKNPPKSSEFNYPKFPVGKTDYLAVMQGLGLTVGYKQFFGEKRWFGARYYGFMDYGHAVFGANALTSDNGGVCKLNEPCATKVGTMGNLSDMFTYGVGIDTLYNVINKEDASFGFFFGAQIAGNSWGNTTGAFLETKSPYKHTSYSLDPAIFQFLFNLGIRTHIGQHQEFDFGVKIPTINVYYFNHGNLSFTYRRQYSLYVGYRYNF; from the coding sequence ATGAAAAAGTTTGTAGTGTTTAAAACGCTCTGTTTATCGGTAGTGTTAGGTAATAGTCTTTTGGCAGCAGAAGGTAGCACAGAAGTGCAAAAGCAATTGGAAAAGCCAAAAGAGTATAAAGTAGTGAAAGGCGAGAAAAACGCTTGGTATTTGGGGATTAGCTATCAAGTCGGTCAGGCTTCGCAAAGCGTTAAAAACCCCCCAAAGAGCAGTGAATTTAACTATCCTAAGTTCCCTGTGGGTAAAACCGACTATCTCGCCGTTATGCAAGGCTTAGGGCTTACTGTGGGTTATAAGCAGTTTTTCGGGGAGAAAAGATGGTTTGGTGCGCGCTATTACGGCTTTATGGATTATGGGCATGCCGTGTTTGGAGCGAACGCTTTGACATCAGATAATGGTGGGGTGTGCAAACTCAATGAGCCATGCGCGACCAAAGTAGGGACTATGGGCAATCTGTCTGACATGTTCACTTATGGTGTGGGTATTGACACTTTATACAATGTCATTAATAAAGAAGATGCGAGTTTTGGTTTCTTTTTTGGGGCTCAAATCGCGGGTAACTCTTGGGGTAATACGACAGGGGCCTTTTTGGAAACTAAAAGCCCTTATAAGCACACCTCCTATAGCCTTGATCCGGCGATTTTCCAGTTCCTTTTTAATTTAGGGATTCGCACCCATATTGGTCAGCATCAAGAATTTGACTTTGGCGTGAAGATTCCTACTATCAATGTTTATTATTTTAACCATGGGAACTTGAGCTTCACTTACCGCCGTCAATACAGCCTTTATGTAGGGTATCGTTACAATTTCTGA